Proteins encoded within one genomic window of Halocatena marina:
- a CDS encoding ABC transporter ATP-binding protein: MARLEIRNLHAKVNEDGGETILNGVDLEVLSGEIHALMGPNGSGKSTMAKVIAGHPAYEVTDGEVLIHLDENEFGNGEIPEDNRTWNLLEMEPNERAALGVFLGFQYPSEIEGVTMVNFLRTALNAKIEEREELFEEGESEEEGEEEAGYDTSPMEGPADDGDVGVAEFQQLLKEKMEQLDMDEKFAQRYLNAGFSGGEKKQNEVLQAAVLEPSVAVLDEIDSGLDIDRLQDVSAGINALRDEQGAGVLQITHYQRILDYVEPDHVHIMLDGEVVMSDGPELAVKLEDKGYDWVREDVYETA, translated from the coding sequence ATGGCACGATTAGAGATACGGAACCTTCATGCGAAGGTAAACGAAGATGGCGGTGAGACGATTCTAAACGGTGTCGACCTCGAAGTGTTGTCCGGTGAAATCCACGCACTGATGGGACCGAACGGCAGTGGGAAATCAACGATGGCGAAGGTCATCGCTGGTCATCCCGCATACGAGGTCACCGACGGCGAAGTGCTCATTCACCTCGACGAGAATGAGTTCGGAAACGGTGAGATTCCCGAAGACAATCGAACGTGGAATCTCCTCGAAATGGAGCCGAACGAACGAGCTGCCCTCGGTGTCTTCCTCGGATTCCAGTACCCATCTGAGATCGAGGGCGTCACGATGGTGAACTTCCTCAGAACGGCCCTGAACGCGAAAATCGAAGAGCGCGAAGAGCTGTTCGAGGAGGGCGAGAGCGAAGAAGAAGGAGAAGAAGAAGCCGGATACGATACCAGCCCGATGGAGGGCCCTGCGGACGATGGTGACGTTGGTGTCGCAGAGTTTCAGCAGCTCCTCAAAGAGAAGATGGAGCAACTGGACATGGACGAGAAGTTCGCACAGCGATACCTCAATGCGGGCTTCTCGGGCGGTGAGAAAAAGCAAAACGAAGTGCTGCAAGCGGCCGTTCTCGAACCGTCCGTTGCAGTGCTCGATGAGATCGATTCCGGCCTCGACATCGATCGGCTTCAAGATGTCTCGGCAGGGATCAACGCGCTGCGCGACGAACAGGGCGCTGGCGTATTGCAAATCACGCACTACCAGCGAATTCTCGACTACGTCGAGCCCGACCACGTCCACATCATGCTCGACGGTGAGGTCGTCATGAGTGACGGCCCCGAACTCGCCGTCAAGCTGGAAGACAAGGGTTACGACTGGGTCCGAGAAGACGTTTACGAGACAGCCTGA
- the sufB gene encoding Fe-S cluster assembly protein SufB: MSSEQDHLQETDTEARFEFKKEQRSAFQTEKGLTEETIRLISDDKDEPDWMRDRRLRALRQFHEMPMPTDWPGQPDLSEVDIDEIVPYIRPDIDTRGGVDDWEDLPEEIQDTFDKLGIPEAEKNALSGVGAQYESEIVYQNMQEQWEEKGVIFCDMDKAVQEHPDIVEEYFMTKCVPPSDNKFAALHGAVWSGGSFVYVPEGVTVEMPVQAYFRMNSEGMGQFEHTLIIAEENSEVHYIEGCSAPKYSRFNLHSGGVEVFVKEGAHVQYSTVQNWSKNTYNLNTKRAIAEKDATMEWVSGSMGSKATMLYPSTILKGPGATDNHITIAFAGEGQNIDTGAKVYHNAPNTKSTIESKSISKDGGRTNYRGLVHIADGAEGSSTAVECDALMFDNESTSDTMPYMEIEESKVDVAHEATVGKIGDEDIFYLQSRGLDDDDAKQMIVAGFIEPITEELPIEYAVELNRLIELEMEGSLG, encoded by the coding sequence ATGAGTTCAGAACAAGATCATCTTCAAGAGACCGACACGGAGGCTCGCTTCGAGTTCAAGAAGGAGCAGCGCTCGGCGTTTCAGACCGAGAAAGGTCTCACGGAGGAGACAATCCGTCTCATCTCCGATGACAAAGACGAACCTGACTGGATGCGTGACCGCCGTCTGCGTGCGCTCCGTCAGTTCCACGAAATGCCGATGCCGACCGACTGGCCCGGTCAGCCAGATTTGAGCGAGGTCGACATCGACGAGATTGTCCCGTACATCCGTCCCGACATCGATACCCGGGGCGGTGTCGACGATTGGGAAGACCTCCCCGAAGAGATTCAGGACACGTTCGATAAGCTCGGCATCCCAGAGGCAGAGAAAAACGCCCTCTCGGGTGTCGGAGCCCAGTACGAGTCCGAGATCGTCTACCAGAACATGCAAGAACAGTGGGAGGAGAAGGGTGTCATCTTCTGTGACATGGACAAGGCCGTCCAAGAGCACCCAGACATCGTTGAAGAGTACTTCATGACGAAGTGCGTGCCGCCAAGCGACAACAAGTTCGCGGCGCTTCACGGTGCAGTCTGGTCCGGTGGCTCGTTCGTCTACGTCCCCGAGGGCGTCACTGTCGAAATGCCCGTTCAGGCGTACTTCCGCATGAACAGCGAGGGAATGGGCCAGTTCGAGCACACGCTCATCATCGCAGAAGAGAACAGTGAAGTGCACTACATCGAGGGATGTTCTGCACCCAAGTACAGCCGCTTCAATCTCCACTCGGGCGGCGTCGAAGTCTTCGTCAAGGAGGGAGCACACGTCCAGTATTCCACTGTGCAAAACTGGTCGAAAAACACGTACAACCTCAACACGAAGCGAGCAATCGCCGAGAAGGACGCGACGATGGAATGGGTGTCCGGAAGTATGGGATCGAAGGCGACGATGCTCTACCCGTCGACGATCCTGAAAGGACCCGGAGCGACGGACAACCACATCACCATCGCGTTCGCTGGTGAAGGTCAGAACATCGACACCGGGGCGAAGGTGTACCACAACGCGCCGAACACGAAATCGACGATCGAGTCCAAATCCATCTCGAAGGACGGTGGCCGGACCAACTACCGAGGACTCGTCCACATCGCCGATGGCGCAGAAGGTTCGAGCACCGCTGTCGAGTGTGATGCGCTGATGTTCGACAACGAGTCCACCTCGGATACGATGCCGTACATGGAAATCGAGGAGTCGAAGGTAGACGTTGCACACGAAGCCACGGTCGGGAAAATCGGTGACGAGGACATCTTCTACCTCCAATCACGGGGACTGGACGACGACGACGCAAAGCAGATGATCGTCGCCGGATTCATCGAGCCGATCACCGAGGAACTGCCAATCGAGTATGCGGTCGAGTTGAACCGCCTCATCGAACTCGAAATGGAAGGGAGCCTCGGGTAG
- the sufD gene encoding Fe-S cluster assembly protein SufD, which yields MSTQVHAHPTEKQVRSISEELGEPEWMLEIRLEALSELSELAFPDVIKTPGRTWTDLSELDFESLVDPLGATEQKDRIGPNNVEVLSFAEAIDEHETLVREHFGSIIDPQTNYLTALSTALFTTGTVVYVPDGVDAEDVTIRTTMDSQSLFNYTLIIAEESSSVTILERQETGSDTETTDDTSSERYYSGIVELAAGENSYVQYGSLQDLSEETYNYQLKCASTDTYATANWIDCNIGSRLTKTSVETDLDGDSSETKIVGAFYGHDDQHFDVDARVWHNDEQTTADLVTRGVIDDHARSVYEGVQNVGRDAWSTSSYQRENTLMLSDESEADASPKLIINNHDTEASHSATVGQVDAEDLFYMTSRGVAEHLAKNMLVEGFFVPVLEEIEVDELREDVSGRIRDRLRARM from the coding sequence ATGAGTACACAGGTACACGCACATCCTACGGAAAAGCAGGTACGGTCGATTAGCGAGGAACTCGGTGAACCGGAGTGGATGCTCGAGATTCGTCTCGAAGCACTCTCCGAACTCTCCGAGCTTGCGTTCCCCGATGTCATCAAGACACCGGGGCGTACGTGGACAGATCTCTCAGAGCTCGATTTCGAGTCACTCGTCGATCCGTTGGGCGCAACTGAGCAAAAAGACCGGATCGGACCCAACAACGTCGAGGTGCTGTCGTTTGCCGAGGCGATAGACGAGCACGAAACGCTCGTGCGCGAGCACTTCGGGAGCATCATCGATCCCCAAACGAACTATCTGACGGCGCTCTCGACGGCGCTCTTCACGACAGGAACGGTTGTCTACGTCCCAGACGGCGTTGATGCCGAGGACGTGACGATCCGAACGACGATGGATTCTCAGTCGCTGTTCAACTACACGCTCATCATCGCCGAAGAGTCCTCGTCGGTAACGATCCTCGAACGACAAGAAACCGGGAGTGACACGGAAACGACGGACGACACTTCCAGCGAGCGTTACTACAGCGGTATCGTCGAGCTCGCTGCTGGCGAGAACAGCTACGTTCAGTACGGATCGCTTCAGGATCTCTCTGAAGAGACGTACAACTACCAGCTGAAATGCGCGAGCACGGACACCTACGCGACTGCCAACTGGATCGACTGCAATATTGGGTCGCGGTTGACGAAGACGAGCGTCGAGACGGATCTCGACGGCGATTCTTCAGAGACGAAGATCGTCGGAGCGTTCTACGGTCACGATGACCAACACTTCGACGTTGACGCTCGTGTCTGGCACAACGACGAACAAACCACTGCGGATCTCGTTACCCGCGGCGTCATCGACGATCACGCTCGCTCGGTCTACGAAGGCGTCCAGAACGTCGGGCGCGATGCATGGAGCACAAGCTCCTACCAGCGCGAGAACACGCTGATGCTCTCTGATGAGAGCGAAGCCGACGCCTCTCCGAAGCTCATCATCAACAACCACGACACGGAGGCGAGCCACTCCGCGACAGTCGGACAGGTCGACGCCGAGGACCTGTTCTATATGACCTCTCGCGGAGTCGCCGAGCATCTGGCAAAGAACATGCTCGTCGAGGGCTTTTTCGTCCCCGTCTTAGAGGAAATCGAAGTTGACGAACTGCGTGAAGACGTGAGCGGACGAATCCGAGACCGTCTGCGAGCGCGGATGTAG
- a CDS encoding ferritin-like domain-containing protein produces the protein MSVTRAVGSDHQLARLLQIGMVLEEVVEARAYKHAQAMDSELEEDILALLEHAAEESANHRTELEALVDELEADPVPFDQIETLVEARYGKTKPEDFDGILYDQLCNEETAYKFYDDVITAIEASDTSFGIDRQRLITVLSRIREEEAEGVEEVTTLMEDR, from the coding sequence ATGAGTGTCACGCGCGCCGTTGGGTCTGATCACCAACTTGCCCGGCTCTTGCAGATCGGGATGGTTCTCGAAGAGGTCGTTGAGGCGCGGGCGTACAAGCACGCGCAGGCGATGGACTCCGAACTCGAAGAGGATATCCTCGCATTGCTCGAACACGCTGCTGAGGAATCCGCGAACCACCGCACCGAGCTAGAGGCGTTGGTTGATGAACTCGAAGCTGATCCTGTGCCGTTCGACCAGATAGAGACGCTCGTCGAAGCCCGCTATGGCAAGACGAAACCAGAAGATTTTGACGGCATACTGTACGATCAGCTCTGCAACGAGGAGACAGCCTACAAGTTCTACGACGATGTGATCACGGCCATTGAGGCCTCTGATACGTCGTTTGGAATCGATCGCCAACGACTGATTACTGTACTCAGTCGTATCCGTGAAGAGGAAGCCGAGGGTGTCGAAGAAGTGACCACACTGATGGAGGACCGATAA